One stretch of Dehalogenimonas sp. THU2 DNA includes these proteins:
- a CDS encoding HNH endonuclease, with protein sequence MSEIYFSDAVKLRTYQNAGLQCQCVAGCPEHPKGRCMVFIWHYHEAHYYPIDPDGSDDIHNCQMLCLRCHRNAEARSAAPKADI encoded by the coding sequence ATGTCCGAAATATACTTCTCCGACGCGGTCAAACTCCGCACCTATCAGAACGCCGGTCTCCAGTGCCAGTGCGTCGCGGGTTGTCCGGAACACCCTAAAGGCCGCTGTATGGTCTTCATCTGGCATTATCACGAGGCTCACTACTACCCCATCGACCCGGATGGTTCAGACGACATCCACAACTGCCAGATGCTCTGCCTGCGATGTCATCGGAACGCGGAGGCAAGATCCGCCGCACCGAAAGCGGATATCTGA
- a CDS encoding type II secretion system protein, which yields MPVFFKRLNSGQKGFTLIELLVVVAILGTVSAVAMPNVLGFIGEGKVEAAMAERHNLQIAITAYYFNEREMPDDITEVSAYLINTPQFAWTIEDGAIAPGTGNPLAGA from the coding sequence ATGCCCGTTTTCTTCAAGCGCTTGAACTCCGGTCAGAAGGGTTTTACTCTCATCGAACTCCTGGTCGTCGTGGCTATTTTGGGCACCGTTTCCGCCGTAGCCATGCCCAATGTGTTGGGGTTCATCGGTGAGGGTAAGGTCGAGGCTGCCATGGCGGAGCGGCATAATCTCCAGATCGCCATCACCGCTTATTATTTTAACGAGCGTGAAATGCCGGATGACATAACTGAGGTCAGTGCCTATCTCATCAATACCCCGCAGTTCGCCTGGACCATCGAGGATGGCGCCATCGCCCCGGGCACCGGCAATCCGCTCGCCGGCGCCTGA
- a CDS encoding prepilin-type N-terminal cleavage/methylation domain-containing protein — protein MKKIEETRQRGFTLLELLVVFAILGVIVAVAIPNVLGYMAESNRTAALEEEHNVLVAVGAAMKEGNGTIVGDYASSGKIPASSSAPINDPARYLVNSSEFEWIITTGGVLTPGTGNPLND, from the coding sequence ATGAAAAAGATTGAAGAAACAAGGCAACGAGGTTTTACTTTATTAGAACTATTAGTGGTTTTTGCCATATTAGGTGTAATAGTTGCTGTGGCTATTCCTAATGTCCTTGGTTATATGGCTGAATCCAATCGTACCGCCGCCCTTGAAGAAGAGCATAACGTATTAGTCGCGGTTGGCGCTGCGATGAAAGAGGGCAACGGCACAATCGTCGGTGATTATGCTTCAAGCGGGAAGATACCGGCTAGTTCAAGCGCTCCTATCAATGACCCTGCCAGATATCTGGTCAACAGTTCAGAGTTTGAGTGGATAATTACAACGGGTGGCGTATTGACACCGGGCACCGGCAATCCGCTTAACGATTAA
- a CDS encoding acyltransferase has protein sequence MIQSGLWQPSSSFGHSFPSGSPVFPFYPAMGFLGVVIFFFISGFLITQSYERSNDPLRFLWARILRIDPALIMVVVVTVFIIGPFVTTLSVSEYFSSDATYKYLLNGSLIDFVRHLPGVFEGNDVNIPLWTLQYEFLFYLVVLCVGMLNMIKHKKAVLGTFLVFVVLSFLNIFQDFDNLDSFSYARLIFLFLYFSAGMTAYLYRSHINLSIPIFGCAVILLVGASFIGGLPDYIWVFPMGY, from the coding sequence TTGATTCAATCAGGCTTGTGGCAGCCTTCTTCGTCGTTCGGACATTCATTTCCGTCTGGCAGTCCTGTATTCCCGTTCTATCCGGCAATGGGATTTTTGGGCGTTGTAATATTTTTTTTCATTAGCGGTTTTCTCATTACTCAAAGTTATGAACGATCAAATGATCCTCTCAGATTCTTGTGGGCGAGGATTTTAAGAATTGATCCTGCCCTTATAATGGTTGTTGTTGTCACCGTGTTTATTATCGGTCCGTTTGTGACAACATTATCTGTTTCAGAATATTTTTCCTCTGACGCTACATATAAATATTTGCTCAATGGATCTCTTATAGATTTTGTGAGGCATTTACCTGGAGTGTTTGAAGGGAATGATGTGAACATCCCTTTGTGGACACTGCAATACGAGTTTCTCTTTTATTTAGTGGTCTTGTGTGTCGGCATGCTAAATATGATCAAACACAAAAAGGCGGTTTTGGGAACCTTCCTCGTTTTTGTTGTTTTATCTTTTCTTAATATATTCCAGGATTTTGATAATTTGGATTCGTTTAGTTACGCAAGACTAATTTTTCTGTTTTTGTATTTCAGTGCTGGCATGACTGCTTACCTGTACCGGTCACATATAAACCTGTCAATTCCAATATTCGGATGTGCCGTCATTCTCTTGGTTGGTGCCTCTTTTATTGGCGGACTTCCGGATTATATTTGGGTATTTCCGATGGGGTATTGA
- a CDS encoding glycosyltransferase family 39 protein, with the protein METMVEYLSNFKCYLDKARRWPYFWLSVLVTLTFFLHLTTISNPPDLVFDEHWYVEDARFIAEGTGSFIPQHPPLGRLIIAGGITVFGDDPFGWRIFPVMFGLAGIVLIYLICKELKLPDQLALIAAFLLAFENFSFVQSSIGMLDVFSVTFALAAFLLYLKGRYMVSGGLIALSMLAKFTGVLAIPVIGLHWLLTNRKNWFRFGLSIALIPVFYMVMLPALDWIIWGKFIDPLEETITMLRLNSYSTFAEIDSTLLSRPWEWLLNLKIITYWPDPHYLAMLSPNIWLVAIPSMAYMAVKARRGSNAAIFCLAWFTGTYLIWIPISLITDRTSYVFYLYPVIGALCLAVAISLWDLTKNYPAFNSSVLKRLLKWSVTVFLIVHTGFFVYLAPIPYAWKLAAGVLLYVFIRYLFSPDKLNTPQPMSIDHGNDSNG; encoded by the coding sequence ATGGAAACAATGGTAGAGTACCTTAGTAATTTCAAGTGTTACCTGGACAAAGCCCGGCGCTGGCCCTATTTCTGGCTGAGCGTGTTGGTCACTTTGACCTTTTTTCTTCACCTGACCACCATAAGCAACCCGCCGGATCTTGTTTTCGATGAGCACTGGTATGTTGAAGACGCCAGGTTTATAGCTGAGGGAACCGGCAGCTTCATCCCACAGCACCCGCCATTGGGCCGATTGATAATTGCCGGAGGCATTACGGTCTTTGGGGATGATCCGTTCGGCTGGCGCATCTTTCCGGTCATGTTCGGCCTTGCCGGCATAGTCCTCATCTACCTGATCTGCAAGGAATTGAAACTGCCGGATCAGCTCGCCCTCATAGCCGCTTTCCTACTGGCATTTGAGAATTTCAGCTTTGTTCAATCCAGCATCGGGATGCTGGACGTTTTCAGCGTCACATTTGCCCTGGCGGCGTTCCTGTTGTACTTGAAAGGCAGATATATGGTCAGCGGGGGATTGATCGCGCTTTCGATGCTTGCCAAGTTCACCGGTGTCCTGGCGATTCCGGTGATCGGCCTGCACTGGCTTCTGACCAATAGAAAAAACTGGTTCAGGTTCGGTCTGTCCATTGCCCTTATACCGGTGTTCTACATGGTGATGCTGCCGGCGCTGGACTGGATCATCTGGGGGAAATTCATCGACCCGTTAGAAGAGACGATAACGATGCTGCGACTCAACAGCTACTCGACCTTTGCTGAAATTGACTCGACACTACTGAGCAGGCCGTGGGAGTGGCTGCTGAACCTGAAAATAATCACTTACTGGCCTGACCCGCACTATCTGGCGATGCTCAGCCCGAATATCTGGCTGGTGGCCATACCTTCTATGGCGTACATGGCAGTAAAAGCCAGGAGGGGAAGCAACGCCGCGATATTCTGCCTGGCGTGGTTTACCGGCACCTATCTGATCTGGATACCGATAAGCCTGATCACCGACCGGACAAGCTATGTTTTTTACCTCTACCCGGTGATAGGCGCTCTGTGCCTGGCGGTGGCGATATCTCTGTGGGACCTGACCAAAAACTATCCGGCTTTTAACTCCAGCGTTCTGAAGAGGCTGTTAAAATGGTCGGTTACCGTGTTTTTGATAGTTCATACCGGCTTTTTCGTTTACCTGGCACCGATCCCTTATGCATGGAAATTGGCAGCCGGGGTTTTGCTGTACGTGTTTATACGCTACTTATTTTCTCCGGATAAACTCAACACGCCGCAACCCATGTCAATTGACCACGGAAATGATAGTAATGGTTAA
- a CDS encoding phage portal protein, whose product MSDTFQIDSTGDRRRRYREMLDFYRGRQQSGRNREATRLTLNYAAAVVDKATAYLMNGLSVKAVAANDDERSIAAAKRAQALLDRAYGASRLELLDYETEIDVAVLGDGCYRLGWDAAAGTVRVTAPDVAGIDVDYALDGLTAERVTTAYTLDAGAAARAWGAAESHVVGATGRSPSRSPSSTGKEVEVVEAWTSEAFEISCGGVVVTAGENPYGFIPFIVFPNLSRPKTTWGASDLENLIEVQRELNRAAGQLSRILELSGNPIAVLENVQSSTDIAVAPGAVWHLPEDTRAYLLDLLQGGGAQLHVNYIDLLFRVLHDLGEMPRAAFGGAGRDISGVALELELQPLLHRVWRKRLIRTGVYRRRAEMILEMSARFLDENFDGCRIEVNWSPVLPRDTAAMAAVEKTLVETGIHSRRRAMDAMGVDDPEREFRDWLDERMALQQ is encoded by the coding sequence ATGTCTGATACCTTCCAGATCGATTCGACCGGCGACCGGCGCAGGCGCTACCGGGAGATGCTGGATTTCTACCGGGGACGCCAGCAATCCGGCCGGAACCGGGAGGCCACCCGGCTCACTCTCAACTACGCCGCTGCTGTGGTGGACAAGGCTACCGCCTACCTGATGAACGGCTTGTCGGTCAAAGCCGTCGCCGCTAACGACGATGAGAGATCGATAGCGGCGGCCAAACGGGCCCAGGCGCTCCTCGACCGTGCTTACGGCGCAAGCCGCCTGGAGCTGCTGGACTACGAGACGGAGATCGACGTCGCGGTGCTGGGGGACGGCTGCTACCGGCTGGGCTGGGACGCCGCCGCCGGAACGGTACGGGTGACCGCGCCGGACGTAGCCGGCATCGACGTCGATTACGCCCTGGACGGATTGACGGCGGAACGGGTGACGACGGCTTACACCCTGGACGCCGGGGCGGCGGCCCGGGCATGGGGCGCGGCGGAATCCCACGTCGTAGGGGCGACCGGCCGGTCGCCCTCCCGGAGCCCCAGTTCGACGGGCAAAGAAGTCGAAGTCGTCGAGGCCTGGACGTCGGAGGCGTTCGAAATCTCCTGCGGTGGCGTAGTGGTAACGGCGGGGGAGAACCCTTACGGCTTTATCCCCTTCATCGTCTTCCCCAATCTGTCGCGGCCGAAAACCACCTGGGGCGCCTCCGACCTGGAGAACCTCATCGAAGTGCAGCGGGAACTGAACCGCGCGGCCGGCCAGCTTTCCCGCATCCTGGAACTATCCGGCAACCCCATCGCCGTGCTGGAGAACGTCCAGTCATCGACGGACATCGCCGTGGCGCCGGGAGCGGTGTGGCACCTGCCGGAAGACACGCGGGCGTATCTGCTGGACCTGCTCCAGGGAGGAGGAGCGCAGCTTCACGTCAACTACATCGACCTGCTGTTCCGGGTGCTGCATGACCTGGGCGAGATGCCGCGGGCGGCCTTCGGCGGAGCGGGACGGGACATCTCCGGCGTGGCGCTGGAACTGGAACTTCAGCCGCTTTTGCACCGCGTCTGGCGTAAACGGCTCATCCGCACCGGCGTCTACCGGCGGCGGGCGGAGATGATCCTGGAGATGTCCGCCAGGTTCCTCGACGAGAACTTCGACGGCTGCCGCATCGAGGTGAACTGGTCGCCGGTGCTGCCCCGCGACACCGCGGCCATGGCGGCGGTGGAAAAAACGCTGGTAGAAACCGGCATCCACTCCCGGCGCCGGGCCATGGATGCTATGGGCGTCGATGATCCGGAGCGGGAATTCCGGGACTGGCTGGACGAAAGAATGGCTTTACAACAATAA
- a CDS encoding major capsid protein — MAITLTEASKLSNDLLLQGVVETMIKDSPVLNRMPFIEITGNGLTYNQEKTLPDIAFYDVGEDWAESTPTFEQKTAHLKIMGGDADLDNFLKTTRSDHQDLQAAIIQQKAKALKDKFEDIFIYGNAAVNAKEFDGLRALLGTETGGSQVIAAGTNGATLTLDALDQLIDAVKGGKPDMLMMSRRTRRKVSTLIRASGGVLETDRDAYGNFIQFWNGVAIGVNDWIKDTHVVAGGVEAAVTGGDCSTVFAVQFGEGALSGLSSPGLIQVKHMGSLEGKDAVRTRIKWYCSLALFSSVKAAALIGVKD; from the coding sequence ATGGCCATCACCCTGACCGAAGCATCCAAACTATCCAATGACCTGCTGCTGCAAGGCGTCGTCGAGACGATGATCAAGGACTCGCCGGTGCTGAACCGGATGCCGTTCATCGAGATCACCGGCAACGGCCTGACCTATAACCAGGAGAAAACACTCCCGGACATCGCCTTTTACGACGTCGGCGAGGACTGGGCGGAAAGCACGCCGACCTTCGAGCAGAAAACGGCTCACCTCAAGATCATGGGCGGCGACGCGGACCTGGACAATTTCCTGAAGACCACCCGCTCGGACCACCAGGATCTCCAGGCCGCCATCATCCAGCAGAAGGCCAAGGCGCTCAAGGACAAGTTCGAGGACATCTTCATCTACGGCAACGCGGCAGTCAACGCTAAGGAATTCGACGGCCTGCGGGCGCTTCTCGGGACCGAAACCGGCGGCAGCCAGGTCATCGCCGCTGGAACGAACGGCGCGACCCTGACCCTCGACGCGCTCGACCAACTGATCGACGCCGTCAAGGGCGGCAAACCGGACATGCTGATGATGAGCCGCCGCACCCGGCGCAAGGTATCCACCCTCATCCGGGCTTCCGGCGGCGTGCTGGAAACCGACCGCGACGCCTACGGCAACTTCATCCAGTTCTGGAACGGCGTCGCCATCGGCGTCAACGACTGGATCAAGGACACTCACGTGGTAGCCGGCGGCGTGGAAGCGGCCGTCACCGGCGGCGACTGCTCCACTGTCTTCGCCGTCCAGTTTGGCGAGGGCGCCCTGTCCGGCCTGTCCAGCCCCGGCTTGATCCAGGTCAAGCACATGGGCTCCCTGGAAGGCAAGGACGCCGTCCGCACCCGCATCAAGTGGTACTGCTCTTTAGCCCTGTTTTCATCGGTGAAAGCCGCCGCGCTTATCGGGGTCAAAGACTGA
- the ispG gene encoding flavodoxin-dependent (E)-4-hydroxy-3-methylbut-2-enyl-diphosphate synthase codes for MIERHKSRVINVGGTQVGGGARVTVQSMTKTDTRDVAATVAQIKELAAAGCEIIRCGVPDAEAAEALRSIKRQSPIPVIADIHFDYRLALTSIDAGVDGLRINPGNIGETDRVKQVALAAKARQVPIRIGVNGGSLPPEFEPDKPLHKRMADSAMSQVRLLESLDFDLIKISLKAFDVPETVAAYRMIAGMVDYPLHLGMTEAGTPRTGIIRSAVGIGALLAEGIGDTIRVSLSANPVEEVRAGYEILKSLNLRQKGPVLISCPSCSRTEVNVVALAERVAAALESIDKPIRVAVMGCAVNGPGEARDADVGIACGKGQGILFRRGEKLRVVVENDFFTALLNEVENF; via the coding sequence ATGATTGAACGTCATAAAAGCAGGGTCATCAACGTTGGCGGAACTCAGGTCGGCGGCGGCGCGCGCGTAACCGTCCAATCGATGACCAAGACCGACACCCGCGACGTCGCAGCTACGGTGGCGCAGATCAAGGAACTGGCTGCGGCCGGCTGCGAGATCATCCGTTGCGGGGTGCCGGACGCCGAAGCGGCCGAGGCGCTGCGCTCGATCAAGCGTCAGAGCCCTATCCCGGTCATCGCCGACATACACTTCGATTACCGATTGGCTTTAACCTCCATCGATGCCGGCGTCGATGGACTCAGAATCAACCCCGGCAACATCGGCGAAACCGACAGGGTAAAACAGGTCGCGCTCGCTGCCAAAGCTAGACAGGTCCCTATCCGCATCGGCGTCAACGGGGGCTCCCTCCCGCCAGAATTCGAGCCTGACAAACCGCTCCACAAGAGGATGGCCGATTCGGCGATGTCTCAGGTGAGACTGCTGGAAAGCCTGGACTTCGACCTGATCAAGATTTCCCTCAAGGCCTTCGACGTGCCGGAGACGGTCGCCGCCTACCGCATGATCGCGGGTATGGTCGATTACCCCCTCCACCTGGGCATGACCGAAGCCGGCACGCCGCGCACCGGCATCATCCGATCGGCGGTGGGCATCGGAGCTTTACTTGCCGAGGGCATCGGCGACACCATCCGCGTCTCGCTGTCCGCCAATCCCGTCGAAGAGGTCCGCGCCGGTTACGAGATACTGAAAAGCCTCAACCTGCGGCAAAAGGGCCCGGTGCTGATAAGCTGCCCTTCCTGTTCTCGCACCGAGGTGAACGTCGTCGCTTTGGCGGAGAGAGTCGCCGCGGCGCTGGAATCGATCGACAAGCCCATCAGGGTAGCGGTCATGGGCTGCGCCGTCAACGGTCCGGGTGAGGCCCGGGACGCGGATGTCGGCATCGCCTGCGGCAAAGGACAGGGCATTTTATTCCGCCGGGGCGAGAAGCTGAGAGTGGTCGTTGAAAATGATTTCTTCACCGCGCTTTTAAATGAAGTCGAAAACTTCTAA
- a CDS encoding proline--tRNA ligase produces MRFSLLFGKTQREIPGEAETVSHRLLLRAGMINQLTAGVYSYMPLAWRSARKIMDIIRDEMDAAGCQEIAMPVLQPIELWEKSGRGAAFGDNLFRLNDRKERTLALGPTHEEVVTDLAAHYIQSYRDLPQRLYQIQTKLRDEPRPRGGLIRVREFIMKDMYSFDADDAGLEVSYQKMVQAYKNIYRRCGLKAMAIEADSGAIGGKASHEFMVLAESGEDEVIFCSNSECGYSANLEKAVFNKGTVEAQEALAPEEVATPGKESIEDVAAFLGLAPSQMLKCVFYIADKEFVIAVIRGDLEVNEIKLKNLLKAADLRLATAEEVSGAGVVAGSASPVGFKSRVVTDDSVVSGINYVGGANVAGRHMRNIVFGRDFNAYKTADIASAAVGAGCARCGGTLQSTRGIEVGHVFKLGTFLAETFGAVYTDAEGNQKPCVMGCYGIGVGRLLAAAIEQNHDDKGIIWPMPIAPYQVHLCGLGLENSPVREKAEKLYDDLKAAGIEVLFDDRQESPGVKFNDADLLGMPLRITISPRSLDKGGVELKKRSEKAFGLVAVDDAVEAVKTAVA; encoded by the coding sequence ATGAGATTTTCCCTGCTCTTCGGCAAGACCCAGCGCGAGATCCCAGGCGAGGCGGAAACGGTTTCCCACCGGCTGCTCCTGCGCGCCGGCATGATCAACCAGCTTACCGCCGGCGTTTATTCCTACATGCCGCTGGCCTGGCGCAGCGCCCGCAAGATCATGGACATCATCCGTGATGAGATGGACGCCGCCGGCTGCCAGGAGATCGCCATGCCGGTGCTCCAGCCGATCGAGCTGTGGGAGAAGTCCGGGCGCGGCGCCGCCTTCGGGGACAACCTGTTCCGGTTGAATGACCGCAAGGAAAGGACGCTCGCCCTGGGACCCACCCATGAGGAAGTGGTCACCGACCTGGCCGCCCATTACATCCAGTCCTACCGCGACCTGCCCCAGCGCCTGTACCAGATCCAGACCAAGCTGCGCGACGAACCCCGCCCCCGCGGCGGCCTCATCCGCGTCCGCGAGTTCATCATGAAGGACATGTACTCCTTCGACGCTGATGACGCCGGGCTGGAAGTCAGCTACCAGAAGATGGTGCAAGCCTACAAGAACATCTACCGCCGCTGCGGCCTCAAGGCTATGGCCATCGAGGCGGATTCCGGCGCTATCGGCGGTAAGGCGTCGCATGAGTTCATGGTGCTGGCCGAATCCGGCGAGGACGAGGTCATCTTCTGCTCCAACTCTGAGTGCGGCTATTCCGCCAACCTCGAGAAAGCGGTCTTCAACAAGGGCACCGTCGAAGCTCAGGAAGCGCTGGCGCCCGAAGAGGTCGCCACGCCGGGCAAAGAATCCATCGAGGATGTGGCCGCTTTCCTGGGACTGGCGCCATCGCAAATGTTAAAGTGCGTTTTCTACATCGCCGATAAAGAATTCGTCATCGCCGTCATTCGGGGGGACCTGGAGGTCAACGAGATCAAACTTAAAAACCTCCTGAAGGCCGCCGACCTGCGCCTGGCTACCGCGGAGGAAGTCTCCGGCGCCGGTGTGGTGGCCGGTTCTGCCTCTCCAGTCGGCTTCAAGAGCAGGGTGGTCACCGATGATTCGGTCGTCTCCGGCATCAACTATGTCGGCGGGGCCAATGTCGCCGGCCGCCACATGAGGAACATCGTCTTCGGGCGGGATTTCAACGCCTACAAGACCGCCGATATCGCCTCCGCCGCCGTCGGCGCCGGCTGCGCCCGCTGCGGCGGCACGCTTCAGTCCACCCGCGGCATCGAGGTCGGCCACGTCTTCAAGCTGGGCACCTTCCTCGCGGAGACCTTCGGCGCTGTCTATACCGACGCGGAAGGCAACCAGAAACCCTGCGTTATGGGCTGCTACGGCATCGGCGTCGGCCGGTTGCTGGCGGCCGCTATCGAACAGAACCACGACGACAAGGGCATCATCTGGCCGATGCCCATCGCCCCCTACCAGGTGCACCTGTGCGGCCTGGGACTGGAGAACTCGCCGGTCAGGGAGAAAGCCGAAAAGCTCTACGACGACCTGAAGGCCGCCGGTATCGAAGTGCTCTTCGACGACCGGCAGGAGTCACCCGGGGTGAAATTCAACGATGCTGACCTGCTGGGTATGCCGCTCAGGATCACCATCAGCCCGCGGTCGCTCGATAAGGGCGGGGTGGAACTCAAGAAACGCAGCGAGAAGGCGTTCGGGTTGGTGGCGGTCGATGATGCGGTTGAGGCGGTTAAGACGGCGGTGGCTTAA
- a CDS encoding M50 family metallopeptidase has product MLFTLLAFMLVLGVLVLAHEAGHFFTAKAFGIKVNEFGIGYPPRLFAVKRGDTEYSVNALPLGGFVKLAGEEDPDVKNSLASKSHAKRIIVLASGAVINALLPIILFTGAFMVPHDVATGTVTVIEVAPNSPAAEAGVVAGDIIVSFDGRALTNNAELGRVIFLNLGQPAEMEVLRADGTTTTVTVTPRWEPPEGQGAVGLQTRTEDVVITEESEPFFSAVGLGFSESLDTLVLFKNSILSLITGTAEGGVAGPVGIAQLTGEVARAGLSPLMEFTALLSLNLAILNILPIPALDGGRIAFVVVEWARRGKRIDPQTEGKIHFIGFAILITLIVMVTFNDIMRIVGGG; this is encoded by the coding sequence TTGTTATTCACATTATTAGCTTTTATGCTGGTATTGGGGGTGCTGGTGCTGGCCCATGAGGCCGGGCACTTCTTCACCGCCAAGGCCTTCGGGATCAAGGTCAATGAATTCGGCATCGGTTACCCGCCGCGGCTCTTCGCCGTAAAACGCGGTGACACCGAGTATTCCGTTAACGCTTTGCCGCTGGGCGGCTTCGTCAAGCTGGCCGGTGAGGAAGATCCGGATGTTAAAAACTCGCTGGCCTCCAAGAGCCACGCCAAGCGCATCATCGTGCTAGCCTCCGGCGCCGTCATCAACGCGCTACTGCCGATCATCCTCTTCACCGGCGCCTTCATGGTGCCCCACGATGTGGCCACCGGCACCGTCACGGTCATCGAAGTCGCCCCGAACTCCCCCGCTGCAGAGGCGGGCGTAGTGGCGGGTGATATCATCGTAAGTTTCGACGGACGTGCTCTAACCAATAACGCCGAGTTGGGACGCGTCATCTTTTTAAACCTCGGCCAGCCGGCAGAGATGGAAGTCCTGCGCGCCGACGGCACCACCACCACGGTTACCGTTACCCCGCGCTGGGAACCTCCGGAAGGCCAGGGCGCGGTCGGCCTGCAGACCAGAACCGAGGATGTGGTTATCACGGAAGAATCCGAGCCTTTCTTCAGCGCCGTCGGCCTGGGTTTCAGCGAGAGCTTGGATACGCTGGTGCTGTTCAAGAACAGCATCCTGAGTCTCATCACCGGTACCGCCGAGGGCGGCGTCGCCGGACCGGTGGGCATCGCTCAGCTCACCGGAGAGGTAGCCCGCGCCGGATTGTCACCACTCATGGAGTTTACCGCCCTGTTGTCTCTCAATCTGGCCATCCTCAACATCCTGCCGATACCGGCGCTGGACGGCGGACGCATCGCCTTCGTCGTTGTCGAATGGGCGCGCCGTGGCAAGCGCATCGATCCCCAGACCGAGGGCAAGATCCATTTCATCGGCTTCGCCATCCTGATTACCCTTATCGTCATGGTGACCTTCAACGATATAATGAGGATCGTGGGGGGAGGATAA
- a CDS encoding glycosyltransferase family 87 protein — MAKCYHWEVKDTSSNQTCLRWPVAAVFMAVHIFIFTVGFSMGFYEDYSFNAFGIHYIYADNILNGQLPYLDFPVEYPPLGLVFMVIPRLFAETLSGYTGWFIAEMLLFDLAALLVLGVFSARLKIPPWKTLAVFTLLLLAVGPIITVRYDMVAALLSLGAVYAFARGRYTLAWVALGLGVMTKLYPVILVPLFLIWHFHGGQYRRMFKGGAVFAATVLASAAVPLLIDPGGFIDSFAYHAARPLQLESLYASILLMAESQGWVTAAQELSFGSINLISPEADFFASASMWFMAAGLGVIYLAWERLAMKEALNRELAPGYALAAFSAAAVTVFLVFNKVLSPQFIIWLYPMIPLMWRNGPLPVAMFAAVGFMTAYIYPLHYDDLQLGDGAARWVLLGRNVLLLVMAPLLLRCVWRGGKCVDFTKTGG; from the coding sequence GTGGCAAAGTGTTACCATTGGGAGGTGAAAGACACCTCCTCTAACCAAACTTGCCTCCGCTGGCCGGTGGCGGCGGTGTTCATGGCGGTTCATATCTTCATTTTCACCGTCGGGTTTTCCATGGGCTTCTACGAAGATTACTCCTTCAACGCCTTCGGCATCCATTACATCTACGCCGATAACATTCTGAACGGGCAGTTGCCTTACCTGGATTTTCCTGTTGAATATCCGCCGCTGGGGCTGGTGTTCATGGTCATACCCCGGCTGTTTGCGGAGACGCTCTCCGGTTACACCGGTTGGTTCATTGCGGAGATGCTGCTGTTTGACCTGGCGGCGCTTTTGGTGCTGGGGGTTTTCTCCGCCCGGCTTAAGATCCCGCCTTGGAAGACGCTGGCGGTCTTCACCCTGCTGCTGTTAGCGGTGGGACCGATCATCACCGTGCGTTACGACATGGTGGCGGCGTTATTGTCGCTCGGGGCGGTTTACGCCTTCGCCCGGGGCCGCTACACGCTGGCCTGGGTGGCGCTGGGGCTGGGGGTGATGACCAAGCTCTACCCGGTGATTCTGGTACCGCTGTTTTTGATCTGGCATTTCCACGGCGGGCAGTACCGGCGGATGTTCAAAGGCGGCGCGGTGTTTGCCGCGACTGTTTTGGCGTCGGCCGCGGTGCCGCTGTTGATCGACCCCGGCGGGTTTATCGATTCTTTCGCCTATCACGCCGCGCGACCGCTCCAGCTTGAGAGCCTGTATGCCTCGATTCTGCTGATGGCGGAATCGCAGGGATGGGTGACGGCAGCGCAGGAACTCAGCTTCGGCTCGATCAATCTGATTTCCCCGGAGGCGGATTTTTTCGCCTCCGCGTCGATGTGGTTTATGGCGGCCGGTCTGGGGGTGATCTACCTGGCCTGGGAACGTTTAGCCATGAAAGAGGCCTTGAACCGGGAACTGGCGCCGGGCTACGCGCTGGCGGCTTTTTCAGCGGCGGCGGTGACCGTGTTTTTAGTGTTCAACAAGGTGCTGTCGCCGCAGTTCATCATCTGGCTGTACCCGATGATTCCCCTGATGTGGCGTAACGGCCCGCTGCCGGTGGCCATGTTCGCGGCGGTGGGTTTCATGACCGCCTATATCTATCCGCTGCACTACGATGACCTCCAGCTCGGTGATGGCGCCGCCCGGTGGGTACTCCTGGGCCGGAACGTGTTGCTATTGGTGATGGCACCGCTCTTGTTGAGATGTGTGTGGCGGGGTGGGAAATGCGTGGATTTTACGAAGACCGGGGGGTGA